In Syntrophobacterales bacterium, the following are encoded in one genomic region:
- the phoU gene encoding phosphate signaling complex protein PhoU: MEETRHTSREYERELQAIRDGLLYLGAKTEKALELAIKALLERDTAVAREIIKGDDQIDRLDIELEERCIRILALRQPTARDLRFITTAIKITGHLERIGDMVVNIAEKAIILNDFPQLKPYVDLPRMGEISREMIRNSLDAMVRQDVDLARTVRAEDAVIDNLNEQIFRELVMYMLADPGNIKVSLYIMQISKTLERIADHAEGIADMVIYMVTGKIIRHEPLPVGKNEESSLQ; encoded by the coding sequence ATGGAAGAGACGCGGCATACCAGCCGGGAATATGAACGGGAGTTGCAGGCAATTCGGGACGGACTGCTGTACCTCGGCGCAAAAACGGAAAAGGCGCTGGAGTTGGCGATCAAGGCGCTCCTGGAGCGAGATACCGCCGTAGCGCGGGAGATTATCAAAGGCGATGACCAGATCGACCGTCTCGATATCGAACTGGAGGAGCGGTGCATCCGCATTCTTGCCCTGCGACAGCCGACAGCGCGCGACCTGCGCTTTATTACGACGGCGATCAAGATCACCGGCCATCTGGAGCGGATCGGCGATATGGTGGTCAACATCGCCGAGAAGGCGATTATTCTTAATGATTTCCCTCAGCTCAAGCCGTACGTTGATTTGCCCCGGATGGGGGAGATAAGCAGGGAGATGATAAGAAACAGCCTCGACGCGATGGTGCGGCAGGACGTTGACCTGGCGAGGACCGTGCGGGCGGAGGATGCGGTAATCGACAACCTTAACGAACAGATCTTTCGGGAACTGGTGATGTACATGCTGGCTGATCCCGGCAACATCAAGGTCAGCCTCTACATCATGCAAATTTCGAAAACCCTGGAACGCATCGCCGATCATGCCGAGGGGATCGCGGATATGGTCATTTACATGGTGACGGGGAAAATCATCCGCCACGAACCGCTCCCAGTGGGGAAAAATGAAGAGTCATCTCTCCAGTAA
- the pstB gene encoding phosphate ABC transporter ATP-binding protein PstB, translated as MVSLEEKVIVRAKNVDFFYGSFKALSDITIDFERNKVTALIGPSGCGKSTLLRLFNRMNDLIDKTRVEGEILFEGKNIYAPEVDPVQIRQQIGMVFQKPNPFPKSIFDNIAFAPKLAGITDRDSLEALVEESLKQAVLWDEVKDILGKSAMTLSGGQQQRLCIARALAMKPEVLLMDEPTSALDPISTAKIEELIDELKEHYTIIIVTHNMQQAARVSEFTGFFYIGKLIEFGKTEKIFTTPDVKQTEDYITGRFG; from the coding sequence GTGGTAAGCTTGGAAGAAAAAGTAATTGTCAGGGCAAAAAACGTTGATTTTTTCTACGGATCCTTCAAGGCGCTGTCGGATATCACGATCGATTTTGAAAGGAACAAGGTGACTGCCCTGATCGGGCCTTCCGGCTGCGGGAAGTCAACCCTGCTTCGGCTTTTCAACCGGATGAACGACCTGATCGACAAAACCCGTGTCGAAGGCGAAATCCTGTTCGAAGGGAAAAACATCTACGCCCCGGAGGTTGATCCGGTACAGATCCGCCAGCAGATCGGCATGGTTTTTCAGAAGCCGAACCCGTTTCCGAAATCCATTTTTGACAACATTGCCTTCGCGCCGAAACTGGCGGGAATTACGGATAGGGATTCACTCGAAGCCCTCGTGGAGGAAAGCCTGAAACAGGCCGTTTTATGGGACGAGGTTAAGGACATCCTGGGAAAGTCGGCGATGACCCTCTCCGGCGGCCAGCAGCAGCGTCTCTGCATCGCAAGGGCGCTCGCGATGAAGCCGGAGGTGTTGTTGATGGACGAGCCGACGTCGGCGCTGGATCCGATTTCGACCGCCAAGATCGAGGAGCTGATCGATGAACTGAAGGAACACTACACGATCATCATCGTTACCCACAATATGCAGCAGGCGGCGCGAGTTTCGGAATTTACCGGTTTCTTTTACATAGGCAAACTGATAGAATTCGGCAAAACTGAAAAGATATTCACCACCCCGGATGTGAAGCAGACGGAAGACTACATTACCGGGCGTTTTGGATAG
- the pstA gene encoding phosphate ABC transporter permease PstA, giving the protein MRTVHKARYLRQALFFGLVRLAAFTITLALLGILAFLFVNGFRAISWDFLTLPPTDSMTKGGIMPAIVGTLYLTCGAIAVALPLGVVSAVYLIEYAKQGAFIRIIRIGVNCLAGVPSVVFGLFGLGFFVVFLHFGSSILAGSLTLGILILPTIIGASEEALKAVPQTFREASLALGVSKWRTIARIVLPSAVPGILTGSILGIGRAAGETAPIMFTAAAFYTAVLPKSLFDEVMALPYHIYVLATAGANIEQTRPLQYGTALVLIALVLGIDLVAIVIRSVIRRKKRW; this is encoded by the coding sequence ATGCGTACCGTTCATAAAGCGCGATATCTGCGGCAGGCCCTTTTTTTTGGCCTCGTGCGGCTCGCGGCTTTTACTATAACGCTGGCGCTTCTGGGGATCCTTGCCTTTCTGTTTGTCAATGGTTTTCGGGCGATCTCCTGGGATTTTCTGACGCTGCCCCCCACCGATTCGATGACGAAAGGCGGGATCATGCCGGCTATCGTGGGCACCTTGTATCTGACCTGCGGGGCAATTGCCGTCGCCCTGCCGCTGGGGGTGGTTTCCGCCGTTTATCTGATTGAATATGCCAAACAGGGCGCCTTTATCCGGATCATCCGAATCGGCGTCAATTGTCTGGCCGGGGTGCCGTCAGTTGTTTTCGGACTCTTCGGCCTCGGTTTTTTTGTCGTCTTTCTCCATTTCGGCTCCAGCATCCTCGCAGGCTCCCTGACCCTCGGCATCCTGATTCTGCCGACCATCATCGGGGCGTCGGAAGAGGCGTTGAAAGCGGTTCCCCAGACCTTCCGGGAGGCATCACTGGCCCTGGGGGTCTCCAAATGGCGCACTATTGCAAGGATTGTTTTGCCGTCAGCGGTTCCCGGCATTCTGACCGGTTCGATTCTCGGCATCGGCCGAGCGGCAGGGGAGACGGCGCCGATCATGTTTACGGCGGCGGCCTTCTATACCGCCGTTCTGCCGAAGTCCTTATTTGACGAGGTGATGGCGCTGCCCTATCATATCTACGTGCTGGCGACCGCCGGCGCCAACATAGAGCAGACCCGGCCGCTGCAGTACGGGACGGCGCTTGTGCTGATTGCCCTGGTTCTGGGAATAGATCTTGTGGCGATAGTTATCCGCAGCGTTATTCGCAGAAAGAAAAGGTGGTAA
- the pstC gene encoding phosphate ABC transporter permease subunit PstC produces the protein MNRRFKEIIIKNVFAFFAMLSLLALALIVYFLFREGLPLFHLTSLQDFLFGPLWYPTDEPPAYGIWPLIVGSVIVTFFSCLLAVPFGILSAIYIAEMAPRQIKEALKAVIELLAGLPSVVLGFFGMVILAPWMQQTFDLPTGLNIVNASLMLALMAIPTISSISEDALHAVPRDFKEAAYALGATKYETITRVVVPSALSGISTAVILGMGRAIGETMVVLMVAGGAAALPRNIFDSVRPMPASIAAEMGEAPFQSGHYHALFATGIVLFVVTLVFNLIADHISNRFKEEGSGTL, from the coding sequence ATGAACAGAAGGTTTAAAGAGATCATCATCAAAAATGTTTTTGCCTTTTTTGCAATGCTTTCGCTTTTGGCGCTGGCGCTGATTGTCTATTTCCTCTTTCGGGAAGGACTCCCGCTCTTCCATCTGACGTCCTTGCAGGATTTCCTGTTTGGCCCCCTCTGGTATCCGACCGATGAGCCGCCGGCGTACGGGATCTGGCCCCTGATCGTGGGTTCGGTTATTGTTACATTTTTTTCGTGCCTGCTGGCTGTTCCGTTCGGGATTCTTTCCGCGATTTACATAGCGGAAATGGCCCCGCGGCAAATCAAGGAGGCGCTTAAAGCCGTTATCGAACTGCTGGCCGGTCTCCCCTCGGTGGTGCTCGGTTTTTTCGGGATGGTTATCCTGGCGCCGTGGATGCAGCAGACGTTTGATCTGCCGACGGGGCTCAATATTGTGAATGCCTCGCTGATGCTTGCCTTGATGGCTATCCCGACGATCTCCAGCATTTCCGAAGACGCCCTCCATGCGGTTCCGCGCGATTTCAAGGAGGCAGCCTACGCCCTCGGGGCAACAAAATATGAGACAATCACAAGGGTGGTCGTTCCGTCGGCGCTTTCCGGAATCTCCACAGCGGTGATCCTGGGAATGGGGCGGGCGATCGGGGAGACGATGGTGGTCTTGATGGTAGCCGGAGGCGCTGCGGCGCTTCCGAGAAACATTTTTGATTCCGTGCGGCCGATGCCGGCGAGCATCGCCGCGGAAATGGGAGAGGCGCCTTTCCAAAGCGGCCACTATCATGCCCTTTTCGCCACCGGGATTGTGCTTTTTGTTGTTACCCTTGTTTTTAACCTGATTGCCGATCATATCTCCAACCGCTTTAAGGAAGAGGGGTCGGGCACGTTGTGA